From Triticum aestivum cultivar Chinese Spring chromosome 7B, IWGSC CS RefSeq v2.1, whole genome shotgun sequence:
TGAAgcattcttttttttttttgaatgttGGTAGTATCGCCTACCAAATTCATTGATTAGAGAGAGGAACGGTCGAGCTACAAGCGTACACAAGATGAATAGACGGCGAGGGAGCTCGACCAAAAAGCAGAAAGCAAAAGCAAGGAAAAAAGAAACAGAATTTCACAGGAAGAAAGAAATCAGCCCGGGTCAAAAGGAATGCCCGCTCCTGCCATGTTCCAAAGCCGTATCTCCTCTCTTACTTTCTCTATGAAGCGCTCCCTGTCCAGGTATTCTTGTTGAAAAATACGCCTGTTCCTTTCTTGCCATATCTCCCATGCCGTAAGTTGAATGATGGACAAGGTCCCCTTCTTGCTGTCTTCTCGTGCCTTGCCATGGCAAGCTACCAGCCATGCTTTGATGGAGACCAAGCTGTCCCATGATGCCAGTAGTAATGCCGGACTGTGTGTGAGTTGTGCAATCTTCTCCCAGGCATATCTGGACCAGGGACACTCCAATAGCAGGTGTGTTGGGGTTTCAAGATTCCTTTCGCAGAGAGGGCAAAAATAGTTGTTCTCCCATCCCCGACGCAGCAGTGCATCCGTGGTTAATATTTTGCCTAGCACGGCCGTCCAAAGAAAGAAACGACATTTACCAAGCTGGCCTTTTCTTGCCTTTGCAGGTTGTGCAGAGGATCAGGCAGAGTTCACTCGAAAAATGCAAGATGGGCTCCACATATCACATGCTCAGTACCAGGCTATGCCATGTGCGCATGCAGGAGCAGGCTGCACCACCGCGAATCCCTGGAATGACAGCTGTAGGATCTTTTTATCCAACGGTATATATTGCAGCACTACCCGAGTAAACAAATGTGAGCCATTGGATTGAAACTATCCAACGGTCCATATTATAAGTTACTCGTATACTATATAGCAGTATAGAAATCTATATATTGCAAAACATTCAAATGTGAGATGTTGGTCATGAAGAAAAACTTAAATCAACATCAAGGTAAATTCTCTTGGACCTAAGTACATCTTACTCCACTCCCGAGTACGAGGCTCAAGAGACGAGACCACATATCTGCATGATCTGTTCTCCGTTAAAACACACAAGTGGAGTGAGTATGATGCGGCACCTATGCGTGGAGGAAGAGCAGACCGCTTCAAGTGTAACCTGCAGGGCGATGAACTCAGGTCGTTCAGCATGGTCCACTCCCCCTATGATGCTGCTTGTTGACTTTCCTCCGCATAGCCTCCTCCGTGGTGATGTCGGGTGTGTGCAGGACGAGCGCCACGTCGACAATGATGAGGTACCTTATCCCCGCAAGGTTTCAAACGAAGACATGCTCGCGGCGAGGATATCAAAGAAGAATAAACGACGAGGGATACGTAGAGAGCCAGTCAAATAGCAGAGGACGACCTCCACCAACTCGGACACCACTGTCACCATAGCCGCATTTAAACCGCGCGCGAACATGGAACGCGGTTGGTCGCTGAGCTTCTGTAAGCTGTGGCCGTGGACGTTCATTAACATCTGACTAAtttgtgaaaggaaaaaaatactaCTCATGGATCCTTCTTCTCCCATTAACTTTCACGTGGCTAACAACCAACAATCTATGATTAATCTTTTGAATTAATACAGATCAAACTAAAGACATGAGAGCAATATGTTATCGTTGCAGACTATGACATAAATAGTACAACACCATATTCAAGCAGTAGTGCCGAGGAGTGCTGGCACTGGCTACAAGTGAAAGGTTTCAGAGTTATAGGGAATTAGAGGTTCAGGGATTCTAGGTAGGGGATCCAAGACAGCATGGCCCCCCGTTTGTGACCTTTCAGCCTACAAGATGAGGGTTAAGTTCAGTACTGGCCGAACGCACAGATCGGCTGATCGCCGGGCGTTTCCCACAGAAGACGCCACCATGTCGGTGGTTCCACTTCATCGACAGGAGCAGGAGGTGCACCGTGTCCTAGTGTGTGATCAGCGCGGGCGCAAATGGCCTAACTTCCCAAATGGAGTGGCGGCTCACACCGTCCCCAACCTCGATGCCACACCTGAAGTGCGTGATGCGGCAATAGTCAAAGAGTATGTGGTGAGTTGTTTCAGAGGACCTCCGTGCCCTCCTCGACTGCACCGCCGCCCCCCACCAACACCACCGCCCCCCACCAACACCACCTATCCAAGGTCCTTCTATACCGCCGCAGCCGCCCACTCGTGTGTTGCACTGACCCCCATGCTCCATCGCCTTCCTCCTCGCCTCTGCTCCCTGCACAACCACTGTCGTGGCACCTTGCATGGCTCCCGCCCTCGCGCGTCCCCGGGATCCCCTCGGATGTGAGTGTGACGGAGATTCTAACGTGCGATCCGACATCTTCTGCGGCTGGCCACGTCGATCTGCAAGGGTTGGGTTGGTGGAGAAGAGGAGGTGGCGGCCACACATCACGTTCAACTAATGGCAGGCTTCTCCGACACTTTCCTCCAGGGCAGCGGGCCTTGGGATTGGGGTGTGATCCTTCGTTGGTAGAGACCAGGCATGTCCGGCTGCAGCGGATCGGCGACCTGTCTCCATGATGGCACACAAAGTGCATCTAGGAAGAGGATGTGGCAACCGGGGAGAAGCACATGAGGAATACAGAGAGCGGCGATGGCCTGGTTAGGGTTCCGGAGCGCACGGTGCTGCGAACAAAGGAGGCACCATAGGATGCACGGGATAGTGGTGGAGGAGGACCTGTTAGTGCACCGGGTGCGTGTATCAAGAGGAAGtgcgaggaggaaggaggaaggtgTGTCGTCCTTTTTTTTAGGCCGAAACATGGAAAGAGGGGATTGCATACCTCATTACTCTCGGAAGAGATTGCGGCTTTAAATCAGTTATTTGTTtcttaattaatgtgattgagcgatttaagATAAGGTTAACTAATTTAggtttgatctttagagattgatcgtgattgattctttcacataaagaaATTATTAAATAACTTGTGTCAGTATGAAAAGTTCTGATCCATTTAGTTTTTTTCGTTGTGTGGTTTGATCTTTAGAaattgatcgtgattgattctttcacataaagaaATTATCAAATAACTTGCGTCAGTATgaaaagttctgatccgttcagtttttttcgttgtgtgagagggtgacgcgaaaataaaccggTGGGATGAGGGTGGGGACgaaaaagaaagcaaaataaaacggttgaaagtggtgggacgaaaataaaccatgGATACTATTCAACCTTAGACATTAGAAGTAGAGATATAACCTAATTTCTTTTCCCAAATTCTGAATCCCTTGGCCTGATATTTTTCGCTCAACTATTCTTTAATTCTACAAATTGCATCGGCAAGCCTTCTTCTTGTCTTGCAAAATGGCGAAACCTCCAGTCATTTGCTGGGTCACCAGCTATAGGGTACGCGTATAAGCAAATACGATGCTCACACAAGCCAAAGACCATACAGAAAAGCACCAATGAAAATCTCATGGATAGTTGCAGACTGGATAGTTGTGCTTTTCTTTGAGTTGGCCCACCCAGCATTTTCTTCGAAGCTCCGCCACTGCATAGTCAGACCATTTCTGTTAACTTGGATAAAGCGTGTCGCGAGCAGATGAAATTCATTCTTTTTCTCTTTCTAGATATAATATAGACCCACTTGTCTCCAATCGATAGTACCATCGAAAGTTATTGGCAACTATACCAACTATCCATTTCCGCAAGAAAGATTTTAATTCGGCCACTATAAAATCACTTCGGTTATCTACATCAATACCGGATGACACCTAACTTCTTCAGTTATGCAGCTACTGCATCATCACCATGACCACAAACATATCTAGTTTCCTCGCTGCGGCTACTTCGGCTAGTCCAAATCAGACGCAGGgcgctgatgaggaagctgcatgCTGGAGATGTCCTCTCGCGGAAGATGACCCAGAGAACCTTCTCCCTCGGTGTGGCCTGCGTCCCCAAGCTTCGCGTCGCACTCGAGCAACGGCAAGGTACACTTCCTGTTCTTCCTGAAGACGAGGTAGAGGATCGCGGCGATGTATATCAGCATGCCGAGGAACCCAAATATCCCGGAGAACACCTGGGAGACGGTGGATAGTCCGCTGTGAAGAAGCAGCCTGACGAAGCTCGTTATCAGGAAGTAGATGTTGATGACCATGATGAAGGAGCCGATCGCCCATGTGAGCACGGAAATCTGCATCGGGATGGAAATTGGACGCGCTATTATGAGTATAATTGGATTGCTGCAGCATCACTGTGTATATCCAAACTATGCGATGAACGACTTACGAATCTTGAATTTGTGTGTGGCCCCATCTTTGTTTTGCTGCTGGTGAATTTAAGGAGCGGTACCAGAGCAAAAGGAAGTTCAAATGACAGGATCATCTGCATACAGCAGTAGGGAATTAATTAGAAGTAGACCTAGGAAATGAACAGTGTGACTGCATGTGCAGTGCACCGAAGCAAAGATCGTCAGCAATGTGATGTTAAGAACAGAGTTTAAGTGATTACTGATGCAATGATAATCAACTTCCCAGCTGCTGAGGAACCGCCAATTAGTGACACAATCAGACTAGGCACAATTGCCAGGGACCTAGTTAGAAGGTTTCGTAACCAGGGTGTCATCCGAAGATCCAGAAACCCCTGGTGTAAGAAAAGAGTAAAGGTCAACCTCTATTAGATGACAATTCATATAACTGGAATCTGATATTTTTCATTATACAGATAAAAGACTTGGAAGAAAAAAGCAGGGCAATCTCAGTCTTATATTTTGCCTGAAGCTTACTACCATCTCTACACATTTTATCCACAATCTAGTTTAGCTTAATTAAGCCTCCAATACCAATGGTAGATACACCAAGTTTTCTAACTTTCCTGCTCATTTTATTCACAATTTATTTAAACAAGAAAAAATGGAACATCAATACGGGAATACATTCAAAACATAATATTTATTCTAATAATTACTTTCAACGTCAAACCTACATAAAGCTCAATAAGGTACTAAATGTCGTTAACAATCACACAACATGGTCAGTTTGTCACCCCGGCAATTAGCATTCGTGATATATTTTGAGCCTTCATGCATTAGAACAAGATATGGTGTGCCAGTAAGCTTTGCAGATTGCAACATATGGCTAACAATGAAGAATAGTAATAGAAGAGATACAAAACCTGCATGACATATTGTCCTGCATAAGTTCCTGTAATCGTAGAACTCTGGCCAGATGCCAATAAGGCAATAGAGAACACCTTTGAGCTCCAATTTCCGAGGACATTCTACAACAATAGGCAGAAAGCGATATGGGATCAGAATGTATACTGCAATATGGAATGTCTATTTGGGAGCCCTTAATGCATGAGTACTACTTCCACAAAAAATTAGTAAAAGCCAAATCCTCAAAGTAAGAGATAACTTCTTTTATCAGAAAGCATTTCATATTTATCAAAATAAGAAAAATACAGAGGTTTGCATAAGACCTTTGCAAATGCCCAGCTTAGCACATGACGTATACAGCAACGTCTTACAACAAATGTCCATCTAATTAGCAGAAAACTTCTGCCGAaaccatagtactccctccgtcccgaattacttgtcacaTAAATGGACAAAAATGGATGTATTCTAGAACTAAAAtaatctagatacatccatttctgcgacaagtaattccggacggagggagtatctagcaCAAAATGAACTACATAGTCTACAAAACAATACAAACACCATAAGTATCTGACCAACCTTTAACAAGAATGAAGCTTTGTTAAGATCTAGATCATTGCAATTCATCCGGTCTTCAGGGTTCAAATTATCTGCACTGCAAACAGCACCACTAACAGATATGATAGAGATGTTGATCAGAAAGGCTACTGTGAGGGCAAATGCACTTTCAATCATATAGAATCTACAGGCCTCCTGCAAGAAAGTGGAAACAAATGTATGTCATCTTCATGCTTGTACTTCTGAAATTAGTAACGAAGATATGCTCCGAAGTTGGAACACATAAATTGTTTAATCTTAATTTAGTAGGGCACATCAGCAAGGATAAACAAATTAGGTGTACATATCAGGTATCAAATTAAGAGAGTATTAACGCAGATAGAAAAAAATCAGTTATACATCGAATATCAGATAATTTCATTAGGTTAAGTTAAGATAGATTACTTTGATCCCATGAACTGATCGTGGTACTTTTCTTGATAGTACCAATGCTGAGTGGAGAAAAAGATTGTGCCTGCATTTTTTTTATCAAAATATGAAAAAGGTCCGATGTCACAAATTATAGAAATATTTGAGGGAAAATGGTGGATGTGAAGCTTACGGCATCACCATAGCACCAAGTAGTGAGATAGCAAGACCTGTAGCTCCATCTCCTTTAATTTCAGGAACAAAAAGGCCTCGCACAACTTCTGAAGAATTTGGTTTAGAATACCCAAGTTCAACTAAGAAGCAAGTTGCTATCAAGAATACCAAAAATGCTATCAGAAATTCCAGTTTACGGACCTGCACAAAGTAATTCAATATGCAACATGAGCAACAAGAGAGATATAGAGAGTGCTTGTGCTTGTGAACTAATACAATACTGATGATCTGCTAATGTATGCTAACTGCTAGAAAAGCACATTTAAATACTGGTTTGTTTTGTTATATAACAAGTGAAAACAAACAGATCGCCTCTTCCAAGAAAATAAATTACGTCTGGAATCAAAACTAAACTTCATAGAAAAATATTTGCTGGTGAAAAATATTGTGGAGATAAACAGGACATGTTCTTACCCCATATTGTTGCAGGAACAGGAGCATCAGAGTGCTGAGCCCAGTTATGAGAACACCACACCATATCGGAATTTTGAAGAGCATGTTCAAAGCGAAAGCGGTTCCAATTACTGAAATGAATAAGCAACCACCAAAGCTGGTTAGATAAAATTACAACTTTAGCTGACAGTTTCCCCATCACAAAATGCTATTTTAAATTTGGAGTTGCTTTATAGTATGACATCATCTGCAATAAGACGAAAAGGCTGAACTACTGAATCCAGGTAGCTCTGTAGTTCCGTTAGAATGCAACATTTGCACGTTTCAGTACCTTCAGGAATGTCGCACGCAACTACAGCCAGTTCTGCAAGAATCCATAAGATGAAATTTGTGACCTTGGGATATTCAGCCCTGCAGTGCTCAGCAAGATGCTTCCCTATCATGCAGCGGAAGTTTAAAAAATATTAGCAATATACGCTCAACGAAACAAGGATAAGTGCTAGTGCTGCATGTCTCATAATACTGACCAGTCACAACCCCAAGGCTGGCTGCAAGTGATTGAATGACAAGTGCAGCACATGACGCGATAAGTATGATCCAAAGAAGCTGCCAACAAAACAAGATGGTCATGCTTAATGGTAGATATAATCACGAGATAGCTGAATGGCAGATGAAGGAAGTACAGCCCATAGAATTCCCAACTTTAAAGGAAAGATAGGGTGGACAGTACCCAAAATATGCTAGAGACAAGGGAAATAAAGGACACACCTCATATTTGTATTGTGCTCCAGCCTGTAGGTCCGTCTCAACTGCAATATGGACAAAATTAATTTTCATGAGCTGAAAGCGATAGCGAATGAATAGACGGAACAAAATTAACAACAAATCCCGCTAATCTTACAATTGCCAGGATCAATATAAGCGATAGAGACGAGAAAACCGGGCCCTATGTATGAAAATAAGTTCTTCCAGCTATTTTTCTGCAGTAGCACAAAAAAAACAATTGTTGGTTAGTTTTCCTTATCTGTATCTACTGTCCAGAAATAAATTCAGCAAACAAACTGATTTCGGCACATGAGGTCAAAAAACTGCAAATCCTGTACATGTCACTGCATCAGACGCACATGTGAGAACTATGTTGTAGGAGGAAAGAGTAGGCCTAACTAGTAAGCTTGAAAATTAGCTGCAGGCCATGCTgatatgtttttttctttttcttccaagATCAATCAAGAACTAAGAAACACATATACCATACCTCAGGGATAACAATCTGATCAACATCTATGCTGTCAATGAGAGGAGTCCCCGGTCCATTCGAGAGGTTATTGTTCTGCCCGACGCTAGTCATAAACTGCGGCTGCGACGAGCCTTGCCTCGGGCCACTCATGCTCACTCTCTCCCAATGACACCCTGAAGCCGATGAGCTGCAAGCACAACACAAGGGGCGGTTATTTATAGGTACGCTTTGCAATGGCGCTATCTCGCTCGCTTAAGTACATAAAGAATATGCCCAGCGGAGGCGTAAGAAATCTTCCCAGCAGTAGGATTGCACTTGTAAGGACCATAGCCACTAACACGAGAAGATAAGGTAAACGAACATCAAGACCTGGGAACAGTGGACTGCAGAAAAGATATATACTTATACTAGTATACTGCATAGTGTGTGTGTACACAAAAGTGGCCATTTCAACCAATCTTGATCTGGCAATTGGGACGACGCTCTGAGGCCTCAGCCAGAGACATCTGCTTTAGACGGGGATATATATTCGTCGGCGCAAATTGGACGGCCTGGAGGTAAAGGGAGTTGAATGTGTGATTACCAACGCAGCATCGAGAATATAGAAACAATAAACAGTACATAATAGTATCTTTTAGCAGTGGCTAATATTGAAGTGCAAGCTTCAGCGGCGACGTAGTActagtagagtagtagagtagtgcTAGCTTTATCCCATACGGAAGCTAAGCAATTGGGACGGGATCCTACGGACATGTGGTGCAAGAGGGAGGTAAAATAATACTATATGGAAAGGGGTTTAGTGGAGCTTAATGGCGGCCGGCAGTGGCATGAGGTCATCAATCTCAGACGGCACGAACGAAAAGATGGCACTAAAACCGCGAGGGTTAAGGAATCCGGGCAGCAATGGAGGATCCTCCTCATTGCTTAGGTAGATGAGAAAGGTAAGAATTAACTAGGGAAAAGGATTGAGATCAAGAGCGGGGCTTGTCCGTGCATGCCTGCATCTCCTTCCGAGATTCCTCGGAGAAATGGTTCCGTCTCCGTGGGGAAGAACTCCTCTCTTGCGGCGATCACGCCGATGGGATTATTTTACAGAGCGGGACGAAAAACAGAGTCCCGCGAGATGGGCGGCGGTGCCGCGGGGCGGGAAGCGTGCCCGGATCTGGGCGGCGCGAATTGCATGGCCTGGAGAccggagagagaggagagggcccgtGCCGTGCGTACCTGACTTCGGgcggttgggcggcggcggcggcggcggcggcgtgggggagAAGGGCGGAGACGTCGCCGCCTCTTCTTACCTCGTCTTCTCCTGCTCTGCGCCCTCACGTCTCCTGACAGACAGAACAGGAGTCGCCGAGTGGAGTCCCGTGGTCCAGCACAGTCCTCCCAAGGAAGGAAGTACGTTTGGTCTGACACACGAGCGGAGCCCGCGCGCCACGTCGCTCGCGGCCTGGCAGCCGTCGGGCCGGTGGGGGGGCACGGAACCGTGTCCGTCCGATCACGCCGCTCTGTTTTTTTTCCTCTCTTTGAGCTGCACGCCGCTCTGTTGGTGACGCTGCGAGCAAACCCGTCTCCGTCTGTGTGCTTCCGGTGGCTCGGAAGAATGGAAGGTCACCGACCTCTCTGCTTTCGCTCTCGCTCTCGTGGGCGTGGACCGGCCGCTGCAGCGGATACGGACGGGATACGGAGTCGACAGCAGTCGTCGCTCCAAGAGAAAGCGAAACATTTGGCACCGCACGATCTAGAAAAGCGACTCACGGTTTGCTGCCCACCGCGTCGGTGTCATAAAAAATGCTAGACGTACAAGAGATTACAGAATTTTATAGGATCTTTTCATCTAGTAACCAATCATAAACTTGCCCCCCCTCTAATTTTGAGGGGGTGGACCGTGTTCCTCACTTATTGACCAATCAAATTAATCCTCTTTGTAAAACTTTGTAACTCTTTTGTACGTGTAACATTACTCCGGTGTCAGTGTTGATGGCAGTACTTTTTTTAGGTATAATCCTATACCCACATAAAGCTACGAAAGATTTTTATGTGACCTTCCTGAATCCTCCCCCCGCCCCTCCGGagattttcggggggggggggggggggggctcatccTCCCTCTTCCCCAATGATGATTATCCACATTGCTAATCACGTAAAGTACGTAACTTCTGCTACGTATGTGTAGCATTTCCTAAGGATCAGATCAACTATAAAATTTCAACTAAAGTataaagcatctcaaacataataaaaattacattgggATTTTAAGACCAGTGAACGGTTATTACTGTTGCCAGAACGAGCCACTGTCACCGCTCGATGGAGCCGGTTTGACCTTACAGATGACAGTTGGGAAGTCTTCCTGCACGTGCCTCTAAGGACAAATGCCCTGGAGCCACAATCGTTGACGTTGAACTCTTGCATAGATCTAAAGCACATGACAACAAATCTCAGCACCTCACGGCTCCAAGAAGACGACAAGAATCTACTGCCGACTACAACCAGATGGACAAAGTTGAGAAGTATCCGAGCCTGGAAGACAAACTTGAAGAAGAAGCGTCGCCGAAAACCCGAGCCCCGCGCATGCGAGGACTAAACGCCTAAACTAAATTACTAACCAGAGCAGAAGCACTGGGATTTCCTTCCCCGCCATGGACATCGGAGTGGCAGGTAGAAGGGAGGCAAATCCACAGGCTAACCAATGAAgccaggggggaggggggagggagagcaTTGCGAGGTTTGCACCTTATATTGTGGGAGCTCATCCAAGAGAAATCTCAAAGTTAAGCATGTTCGGCTTGAAGCAATTTGAGTATGGATGACCAACCAAGAAGTTCGCATGAGTAAGAAAAAAGTACATGGGAAGGACTAATGTTGGTGTGTAGGACCAGTCTAGACCCCAGGCACAAAGTCCTAGAACCGGTGGGTCTGGCCGAGGAGTTAAAAAATTTAAATTTGTTATTTTTTCCAAATTCAGGAACATttcaaaattcacaaaaaaatattcaaaaacaTCAACATTTCAAATTCACAATCTTTTTcgaatttttgaacttcttcaaaattgtgTTTTTTTGTGAATTTATGAACATATTTAACTCTTTTAAAAACtttgtgaacatattttaaatCCACAAACATGTTTTGAATTTAAGGATTTTTTTATAGAAAACCAAGTGTCGGTTTTTTCTCTTCAAAACCTTAGGGGCAGTTATTTTGGTGGTTTTTTAGGGCTTCTAAAATAAACTGCCCCTAGCTAGCTTATTCTAAAAACCAAACCAATTTTTTTTATAGAAGCCTATTAGTCAAGTCACAATTAGTAAATTTATAAAAAAAGTTTGGTAGTTTATTCGAGCTTATTGCGAAAGCCAGCAAAAGAACTGACCCTTACTCTACTGAGCGAGCTAGCCTAACAgaacgagggggggggggattgaAGTTGGGTGAGCAGCAGCGAGAAAGCACTATAAGGGCCGCAAGCCCGCAACCCTCGGTCGTGAGCGACAACAAACTCCTCGAAAGCATGAGGCCGCGAGAGCTATATCTTGCTTATAGAGACACGATGGCTGCTCTTGTCAGAAGGGATTTCGCTCTTGCATATGAATCGGGCCGACTCATTTTATTCTCCTCCCTCGGATTAATCGCTCTTG
This genomic window contains:
- the LOC123157470 gene encoding metal transporter Nramp3 isoform X2: MSGPRQGSSQPQFMTSVGQNNNLSNGPGTPLIDSIDVDQIVIPEKNSWKNLFSYIGPGFLVSIAYIDPGNFETDLQAGAQYKYELLWIILIASCAALVIQSLAASLGVVTGKHLAEHCRAEYPKVTNFILWILAELAVVACDIPEVIGTAFALNMLFKIPIWCGVLITGLSTLMLLFLQQYGVRKLEFLIAFLVFLIATCFLVELGYSKPNSSEVVRGLFVPEIKGDGATGLAISLLGAMVMPHNLFLHSALVLSRKVPRSVHGIKEACRFYMIESAFALTVAFLINISIISVSGAVCSADNLNPEDRMNCNDLDLNKASFLLKNVLGNWSSKVFSIALLASGQSSTITGTYAGQYVMQGFLDLRMTPWLRNLLTRSLAIVPSLIVSLIGGSSAAGKLIIIASMILSFELPFALVPLLKFTSSKTKMGPHTNSRFISVLTWAIGSFIMVINIYFLITSFVRLLLHSGLSTVSQVFSGIFGFLGMLIYIAAILYLVFRKNRKCTLPLLECDAKLGDAGHTEGEGSLGHLPREDISSMQLPHQRPASDLD
- the LOC123157470 gene encoding metal transporter Nramp3 isoform X1, giving the protein MLRCSSASGCHWERVSMSGPRQGSSQPQFMTSVGQNNNLSNGPGTPLIDSIDVDQIVIPEKNSWKNLFSYIGPGFLVSIAYIDPGNFETDLQAGAQYKYELLWIILIASCAALVIQSLAASLGVVTGKHLAEHCRAEYPKVTNFILWILAELAVVACDIPEVIGTAFALNMLFKIPIWCGVLITGLSTLMLLFLQQYGVRKLEFLIAFLVFLIATCFLVELGYSKPNSSEVVRGLFVPEIKGDGATGLAISLLGAMVMPHNLFLHSALVLSRKVPRSVHGIKEACRFYMIESAFALTVAFLINISIISVSGAVCSADNLNPEDRMNCNDLDLNKASFLLKNVLGNWSSKVFSIALLASGQSSTITGTYAGQYVMQGFLDLRMTPWLRNLLTRSLAIVPSLIVSLIGGSSAAGKLIIIASMILSFELPFALVPLLKFTSSKTKMGPHTNSRFISVLTWAIGSFIMVINIYFLITSFVRLLLHSGLSTVSQVFSGIFGFLGMLIYIAAILYLVFRKNRKCTLPLLECDAKLGDAGHTEGEGSLGHLPREDISSMQLPHQRPASDLD